The Rhizobium rosettiformans genomic sequence TCTGATGAATGAAGCCGCGCTCGGAGAGGATGCGGAGGAAATCGGACTTGAACTTCGTCATGACGCTGTTGCTTTCGGTTCTCTGGTCTTTCGGTGGTAATCTTGGAAATCCGCGCGGGCTTTAGCATTGTTTTTTGAATTGTGCACCCGTCTCGGTCATGAATGTCCGGCGTGAACGGTAGCCGAATCGGGTGGCAAATGGCGGAAATCAGGACGGCGATCGGGTTGATGAGCGGCACATCGATGGACGGCATCGATGTGGCGCTTGTCCGCACCGATGGCGAGACGGTGGTCGAGCGCGGCCCCTTTCTCTCCGTGCCCTACGAACCGGCCTTTCGCGACCGGCTGAAGCGGGCGCTGGAAGATGCCAAGACGATCAGGCAACGCAACGAGCGGCCGGGTGATCTCTCACCTATGGAGAGGGACCTGACTCTACGTCATGCAGAAGCGGTCGCGCTTTTCCTGCGGCAGCAGCAGCTGAAGCCCGAGCAGATCGACCTCATCGGCTTCCATGGCCAGACGGTGCTGCACCGACCGGATGAGGCGCTCACCGTGCAGCTGGGCGACGGGCCGCTGCTGGCAGCCGAAACCGGCATCGACATTGTCTATGACATGCGCGCCAACGACATGGTCCATGGAGGGCAGGGCGCCCCGCTGGTGCCGGTCTATCACCAGGCTCTGGCGCACCAGATCCCGGCAGGTGACTGGCCGGTCTGTTTCGTCAATATCGGTGGCATTTCGAACCTCACCTTCCTCGACCGCGACGGCATAATCATCGGCTTCGACAGCGGACCGGGCAACACGCTGATCGATCAATGGGTCGAGGCCCATGCCGGCATCCCCTATGACGACGGCGGCCGCATCGCGTCGGAAGGTTCGGTCATTATGGCGCTCGCCGAGCGCTATCTGGACAATCCGTTTTTCACGGCTAGCAAGCGCCGGTCGCTGGACCGCAACGATTTTCGCCCGCCTGAGGGCCACGAGGCGGAGCTGTCCGATGGTGCGCGGACGCTGGCTTACATCTCGGCTGCGGCCGTCTTGAAGTCGGCCGGGCATCTGCCGGCTTTCCCGAAGACCTTCGTCATCTGTGGCGGGGGACGGCTGAACCGCACAATCATGGCCGATCTTGTGCGATTGGCCGCGGAGAGAGGAGCGGAGGTCATGAGCGCAGAACAGGCCGGCTTCGATGGCGACGCGATGGAAGCTGAGGCCTGGGCCTATCTGGCTGTACGATCGGCAAGCGGGCTGCCGCTTACCTTTCCGGGGACGACGGGTGTCGGTCAGCCGGTAAGTGGCGGAGTGCTCGTGGCGGCGTCCCGACAGCCGAGCAGCTGACTTTCACTTGACGGGGTCTGCAGCCGGTCCCTTTTGAGCAAAGGCGAGCCCATCCCGCAAACCCACTTCATAGGCATGGCGGATGCCGGCTGCGTCGCCGACAGAGAACTTGTTGACCGGGATGTCCTCGCTCGGGCCGACGACGATGCGATTGGCGACCGCCGGCGGCGTGCGGCCAAAACGAGTGGAGAGCAGCAGCGTCTTCCAGCCCTTCGCTTCGACCTCGCTCAGCTTCATCAGCGGCGGATTGTCGACGAGCCCGCCATCGAGATAGGCGCGGCCGCGGACCCGTCCGACCGGCATGAAGGGTGGGACCGAGGAGGTCGCCATCAGTGCATCGACCAGCTCACCGGGATAGTCGACATTGTGTGTGGAGAACCAGGTCGGACGCAATTTCATGCGAAGCCCTGCCTTCGAATGGGTGCCATCGGTCAACAGCTTTTCGATTTGGTAGGCGCCGATCGAGCCCAGCGCCCCGAGCGTGCCCGGCATCCAGTCCGGAACGCCTGAGAGCTGGATCAACATCGGCGGCGCAGCCTTCAAGGTGGCGAGTTCTGCCTCGCCGAATTCGCTGGCGAGCAATTGTCGAAACAGAGCACCGACGACCAGCGGCGATTGCCGCCGCCTCAGCGCCCGCCAGTCGATGCCACGATGCCCCTTTTCGGCGAATGCGAAGGCGGATTCGCGCACCCGATCGCCGACACCGGCAAGAAACATCGCGCCGTGATAGGCCCCGGCAGAAACGGACACATAGAAGCGCGGATTGAGTGGCTGATGCTGACTGAAGGCCTTCAAGAAGCCGCTCTGCCAGTAGCAACGGTTTCCGCCACCTGCGAGGCCGACGGCGTCAAATGTCATGGGTGAGGTCATTCAAAGCATCACAGTCTGTAATCGAACACGACGGTCAGTCGCGACGAAGCAAGGCGAGGGCTTCCGCCTCTCTTCCCCTGCCGCGGGCGGCCATCTCCTCGAACAAGCGGTAAGCTTCGTGTTGCTCCACCATTTCCGCTGCCATTTCTGATACCAGGCGTTCAGGAGAGACACCCTTTTCCGCCGCGATCAGATCCACCTTTTCGTGAACCTCTGAACTCAGCTCAACGGTTAAAGCGTTCATGTTCAAGCCTCCGAACGGTCGCTGCTGGTGTCTCGATCTTGATATGCGGAAACCTGAGCTCCGCCTTTTCGAAATCTCGGATGTTCGACGTAACGAGTATATGCGCGTTGGCCGAGATTGCCAATTCGATCAAGTGATTGTCGGCTTCATCGACGAGATTGGGCCGCCATTTGAAATGCGCCGTGCGCCAGTGGCAGCGAGAAACGAAAATTTCCAGCAATGCTAAACGTTCATTGGCGGACAATCGTGCCTGAACAAAAGGCTCGGTCCTGGAGAGAACGTCCCGGTACTCGAGTAGCAATGGACCGGACAGGAAAGGGACAAGGCGTCCGTCCAGGCACGCCTCGATCACTTTCGAGGCTGGGCCGCGGCCGATACAAGCGCTGACGAGAACGTTTGTATCGGCCACGATCCGGATCATCTTACCGGATCCGCTTGGCGGCCGGTTCGGGGACTAGTTCGCCATCGAGGCGACGGTCGAGATAGTCTTCGCATTCGCCCATCAGCGTTTCCACCTGGCCGTTGAAGAAGTGGTTGGCGCCCGGCACCGTCTTGTGGGTGATCAGGATACCCTTCTGGGTCTTCAGCTTGTCGACGAGGCCAAGCACATCCTTTTCAGGGGCCACCTTGTCGCTGTCGCCATTGATGATCAGGCCTGATGACGGGCAGGGGGCGAGGAAGGAGAAGTCGTAGATGTTCGGCTGCGGCGCGATCGACATGAAACCTTCGATCTCGGGGCGACGCATCAGGAGCTGCATGCCGATCCAGGAGCCGAAGGAATAACCGGCAACCCAGCAGCTCTTCGAATCCGGATGCAGGCTCTGCACCCAGTCGAGGGCCGACGCTGCATCCGACAACTCGCCCGCGCCATGGTCGAATTCACCCTGGCTGCGGCCGATGCCGCGGAAGTTGAAGCGAAGCGTGGTGAAGCCGCGCTTCTGGAACATGTAGAATAGCTGGTAGACGATCTGGTTGTTCATCGTTCCGCCGAATTGCGGATGCGGATGAAGGATGATCGCAATCGGTGCGCTCTTTTCCTTGGAGGGTTGATAACGGCCTTCGAGACGACCCGCGGGGCCGTTGAAAATCACTTCGGGCATTAGGTTCCGGTCCCTGACATTTTTGCGGTTCGTCAACACCAAATTAGAAAGCTGACTTGACGGCGTCAGTCAGCTTTTCTAGAACGAAGTTTAGAACCGTTCGAAACTGGATGGCGTCGCATCCGGGGTGAAGGTGTCATAAGGCAAGCCCGGCGGAAATTTCAAGGAAAATGCGCCGCCATGAGTATGGGAGTCTGAAGCAAGGATGGCCGCTGCGCGCATCTATCTCGACTGGAACGCCACCGCACCCCTAATGGGCGCGGCGCGCGAGGCCATGCTCGATGCGCTTTCAATGCCCGGCAATCCGTCTTCCGTTCATGCCGAGGGGCGCGCAGCCCGCGCCTCGATCGAAAAGGCAAGGCGCGAGGTGGCAAACCTCGTCGATGCCGAACCGGCGCATGTGACCTTCACCGCGAGTGCGACCGAAGCCGCCAATCACGTATTGTCGCCCGTCTATCGCATGGGTAAGTCCCGTGTGGCGCTCGGGCGTCTTTATGTTTCCGCTATTGAGCACCCCGCAGTGAGGGCCGGCGGCCGGTTTTCCGCAGATCAGGTGACGGAGGTTCCGGTGACCCGTTCGGGCATACTGGATGTCGATGCGCTGGCCGCTCAACTCGCTTCGCATGATGTGGCAGACGGTCTGCCATTGGTCGCCGTCATGCTCGTAAACAACGAAACAGGTATCATCCAGCCAATCCGGGAGATCTCCGCCACCGTAAAGAAGTTTGGCGGATTGCTGGTGGTCGACGCCGTGCAGGCGGCAGGCCGCATGCCGCTGTCGATCGCCGATCTCGGCGCCGACTTCCTGATCCTCTCTGCCCACAAGCTGGGCGGTCCCAAGGGCGTCGGTGCACTGGTGTCGCGTGGCGAGACCTTGATGCCGGAACCTCTGGTGCGTGGTGGTGGCCAGGAGAAGGGGCATCGCGCCGGGACGGAAAATCTCGCGGCGATCGCCGGCTTCGGGGCTGCCGCCTCGCGGATGTCGAAGGATCTGGTCGAGCGCAACGCGGCAATTGCAGCGTTACGCGACAGGGCCGAAGCCGGCATGCTGGCTGCGGCACCGGAGACTGTCATATACAGCCGGGGCGAAGCGCGGGTAGGCAACACCAGCTTTTTCCATCTGCCGGGGCTGAAGGCTGAAACCGGTCAGATCGCCTTCGATCTGGAAGGTGTCGCATTGTCGGCGGGTGCGGCCTGCTCGTCCGGCAAGGTGGGCGCCAGCCACGTTTTGACCGCGATGGGCGAGGACGCCGCAACCGGAGCGCTGCGCCTGTCGATCGGCCCGACGACAACGGAAACGGACATCGATCGCTTCGTTGCGACCTTTGAGAAGATTGCCGCCCGGCGAAATCCGGCTGGCCAAGCCGCATAAGCGGCGAAAAACCGGCCCGATCCTCGTTTTTCCCTTGCCAAGAGGGTGAAATGGTGGCTCGGGAACCTTAGATATGGCGGGTCACCGCCCAACGTTAACAAGCTGTCGGAATTTGGCCCGGCAAGATTGGAGAACGACCATGGCTGCTGTGCAGGAAACGATCGATCAGGTTCGCCAGATCGATGTGGATCAGTACAAGTATGGTTTTGAAACCACCATCGAAGTCGACAAGGCCCCAAAAGGCCTGTCGGAAGACATCGTTCGCTTCATCTCGGCAAAGAAGAACGAGCCGGAATGGATGCTGGAATGGCGACTAGACGCCTATCGCCGTTGGCTGACGATGGTCGAGCCCACCTGGGCGCGCGTCGATTATCCGAAGATCGACTTCAACGACATCTACTATTATGCCGCGCCGAAGACGGCTGCCGGCCCGAAGTCGCTCGACGAAGTCGATCCCGAACTTCTGAAGGTCTATGAGAAGCTCGGCATTCCCTTGAAAGAGCAGGAAATGCTGGCAGGCGTCCAGACCTCGAAGATCGCCGTCGATGCTGTTTTCGATTCGGTCTCGGTTGTCACGACCTTCAAGGCCGAACTGATGAAGGCCGGCGTGATCTTCATGTCGATCTCGGAAGCCATCCGCGAATATCCGGATCTGGTGAAGAAATATCTCGGATCGGTCGTACCGGTCACGGACAACTATTATGCGACGCTGAACTGCGCCGTCTTCACCGACGGCTCCTTCGTCTACATTCCGAAGGGCGTCCGCTGCCCGATGGAACTGTCGACCTATTTCCGCATCAACGAGAAGAACACCGGCCAATTCGAGCGCACGCTGATCATCGCCGAGGAAGGAGCCTACGTCTCCTATCTCGAAGGCTGCACGGCACCCCAGCGCGACGAAAACCAACTGCATGCAGCCGTGGTCGAACTCGTGGCGCTCGATGATGCCGAGATCAAGTATTCGACCGTCCAGAACTGGTATCCCGGCGACAAGGACGGCAAGGGCGGCATCTACAACTTCGTCACCAAGCGTGGCGATTGCCGTGGCGATCGTTCGAAGATCTCCTGGACCCAGGTCGAAACCGGTTCGGCCATCACCTGGAAATATCCGTCCTGCATTCTGCGCGGCGACGACAGCCAGGGCGAGTTCTACTCGATCGCCGTGTCGAACGGCCATCAGCAGGTCGACAGCGGCACGAAGATGATCCATCTCGGCAAGAACACCAAGAGCCGGATCATCTCCAAGGGCATTTCGGCCGGTGTGTCGCAGAACACCTATCGCGGCCAGGTCTCGATGCACCGCAAGGCGGAAAACGCCCGCAACTTCACCAACTGCGATTCGCTTCTGATCGGTGACACCTGCGGCGCGCATACCGTGCCCTATATCGAGGTGAAGAACTCGACGGCCAAGGTGGAGCACGAGGCGACGACCTCGAAGATCTCCGAGGACCAGAAGTTCTACGCCATGCAGCGCGGCATCCCGGAAGAAGAGGCGATCGCTTTGATCGTCAACGGCTTCGTCCGCGACGTCATCCAGCAGCTCCCGATGGAATTCGCGGTCGAGGCGCAGAAGCTGATCAACATCTCGCTCGAGGGTTCGGTCGGCTAAGGTCGACCACCCGCTCAGTCATTTCTCTGCGCTTCGCGCGTTACCCATTCGTCCGAAAGGATTTGTCTATGCTTGAAATCAGAAATCTCCATGCCCGCATCGCCGAAGACGGCACCGAAATCATCAAGGGTCTGAACCTTACTGTAAAGGCCGGTGAAGTGGCTGCCATCATGGGCCCGAACGGCTCCGGCAAATCAACGTTGTCCTACATTCTGTCGGGCCGCGAAGACTATGAAGTCACCGAAGGCGACATCCTCTATAACGGCGAGAGCATTCTCGAACTCGACCCGGCCGAGCGCGCTGCCAAGGGCATCTTCCTCGCCTTCCAGTATCCGGTCGAAATCCCGGGCGTCGCCACCATGCAGTTCCTCAAGGTTGCGATGAACTCGCAGCGCAAGGCCCGCGGCGAAGCCGAACTGACGACGCCGGAATTCATCCGCCGCGTCAAGGAAGCCGCAGGCGAGTTGAAGATCAACCCTGACATGCTGAAGCGTCCGCTGAACGTCGGTTTCTCCGGCGGTGAAAAGAAGCGCGCCGAAATCCTGCAGATGGCGCTGCTCGAGCCGAAGCTCTGCATCCTCGACGAAACCGATTCCGGCCTCGACATCGATGCGCTGAAGATCGTCGCCGACGGCGTCAACGCGTTGAAGCGTCCGGACCGCGCAACCGTCGTCATCACCCACTACCAGCGCCTGCTCGACTACATCGTGCCGGACAGCGTGCATGTTCTCTACCAGGGCCAGATCATCAAGTCGGGTGACAAGAGCCTGGCGCTGGAACTCGAAGCCAACGGCTATGCCGACATCACCGGTCAGGCAGCCTAAAGGGCTCTCAAGTTTTGAAGGAGTTGCAACGATGACATTGCAAGCGGCCAACCGGCTCACCGTAGCCGAGACCCAGCTCATCGACGCCTATACCAATCAGGTCGGCAGCCTTCCGGGCGATGGCGCCGTGCTTTTGAAGCGCGACGGCCTGTTCGACGCGCTGAAGCGCCAGGGCCTGCCGACGCGCCGCGTCGAGACCTTCCATTATACGGACCTCAAGGCGCTGCTGCGTGCGCTTCCGGCGGATGAGCCGCAGGCTGTTGCCAAGACGGTTGACCCCTTGGTGTCGGGCGCTCATGTGCTCAACGTCCTGCAGGGCGTGGCCCAGCGGCCGTCAGCGCTGCCGGATGGTCTGAGCATCGCACTCTACCGCGACGCGCTCTCCACGGGCGCCGCTGCCGACGGTCTGACAGCCTTCAACGCGGACGACACGATCGGCCGCCTGAACGGTGCCTTCGTGCGCGACGGCTTTACGCTCGAAGTGGCAGAGGACACGGAGATCGAAGCCCCGATCGAGCTGCAGTCGGTTCACGCGGCCGGTCAGCTGCATCTGCGGTTCCCCGCCAGCTTCGGCAAGGGTTCCAAGGCAACCATTATCGAGCGTCATGTCGGCCAGAGCGGTTCGGCCGCACTCGCCTCCGTCGTCGCCGATCTGAAGCTCGGCGAGGGTGCCGAGATCACCTGGGTGATCCTGCAGGGCGAAGGCGATGCCGACACGCATCTCGGCCAGATCCGCGCCGAACTGGGCAAGGATGCGAAGTTCAGGCTCTTCATCGTCAATGCCGGCGGCAAGCTGGTGCGCCAGGAAGTGCATGTGAAGACCGCGGGCGAAGGCTCCGACTTCATGCTACGCGGCGTCAACCTGCTCGGCGGCGAAACCCATACCGATGTCACCATGACACTCGGCCACGACGTACCGAACACCACCTCGACGGAAATCATCCGCAACGTCGTCTTCGATCGCGCCAAGGGCGTTTTCCAGGGCATGATCCGGGTTGCTCCGGATGCCCAGAAAACCGATGCCCGCATGGCCTGCAACACGCTGCTGATGTCGGATGATTGCGAGTTTTCGGTGAAGCCGGAACTCGAAATCTTCGCCGACGACGTGCAGTGCGCCCATGGTGCGACGGTCGCCGACATCCACAAGAGCCATCTCTACTACCTGATGTCGCGTGGCATTCCGGAAAAGAAGGCGCGTGCGCTGTTGATCAATGGCTTCGTTGCCGAGATCGTCGAGGAGCTCGAAAACGAGCCGCTCGTCGAGGCCCTGGAAGAGATCATCACCGACTGGCTGGAGCATCATGGCTGACACGATCGCGGTACGGACAGGATATGACGTCGAAGCCGTCAGGCGGGACTTCCCGATCCTGTCGCGCGAGGTCTACGGCAAGAAGCTGGTCTATCTCGACAACGCCGCCTCGGCTCAGAAGCCGAAGCAGGTAATCGACGCGATTAGCCACGCCTATTCAAACGAATATGCGAATGTGCATCGTGGCCTGCATTTCCTGTCCAATGCCGCGACGGACGCCTATGAAGCGGCGCGCGAAAAGGTGCGCCGCTTCCTGAACGCCCCCTCGATCGACGAAGTCATCTTCACCAAGTCTTCGACCGAGGCGATCAATACTGTCGCCTATGGCTGGGGCATGAAGCATATCGGTGAGGGCGACGAGATCGTGCTCTCGATCATGGAGCATCACTCCAATATCGTGCCCTGGCATTTCCTGCGGGAACGCAAGGGCGCCAAGCTCGTCTGGGCGCCGGTGACCGATGACGGCGCCTTCGATATGGAAGCCTTTGTTGGCTGCCTGACCGAGCGCACCAAGCTGATCGCCATCACCCATATGTCGAACGCGCTTGGCACCGTCGTGCCGATCAAGGAGGTCTGCCGGATCGCCCATGAACGCGGCATCGCCGTGATGGTCGATGGTTCTCAAGGCGCTGTTCACATGCCGGTTGATGTGCAGGATCTCGGCTGCGACTGGTATGCCGTGACCGGCCACAAGCTCTACGGTCCCTCGGGCATCGGCGTGCTCTGGGGCAAGATGGATCGCTTGAAGGATATGGACCCCTTCATAGGCGGCGGCGAGATGATCATCGAAGTCGCCGAAGACCGCGTCACCTATAACGAGCCGCCGCATCGCTTTGAGGCCGGCACGCCGCCGATCGTCCAGGCGATCGGTCTCGGCTATGCGCTCGACTATATGGAAGCGCTTGGCCGTCAGAACATTGCCGCCCATGAGGAGAGCCTGCGCGCCTATGCGCATGAGCGTCTCTCGGCGATCAATTCGCTGCGCATCATCGGCAATGCGCCGGGCAAGGGGGCGATCTTCTCCTTTGAACTGGCCGGCATTCATGCCCATGATGTCTCCACCATGATCGACCGTCGCGGCGTTGCCGTTCGCGCCGGAACCCATTGCGCCCAGCCGCTGCTCGCACGCTTCGGCGTGACCTCCACTTGCCGGGCGTCCTTCGGCCTTTATAACACACGGGAAGAAGTCGATGCGCTGGCGGACGCGCTGGATTACGCCCGCAGCTTCTTCGCCTGAGGAATGAACACCATGAGTGACACCGAAACCAAGCCCGACGTCCGCGAAGGTATCATCAACACGGCGATCCCGCCGGAAGAGGTCGCCCGCCTGTCGGACGATATCATCGCGGCGCTGAAGACCGTCTATGACCCGGAAATTCCCTCCGATATCTTCGAACTCGGCCTGATCTACAAGATCGACATCGAGGACGACCGCACGGTGAAGATCGTCATGACGCTGACCGCCCCCGGTTGCCCGGTCGCCGGCGAAATGCCGGGCTGGGTCGAGAATGCCGTCGGCTCGGTCGAGGGCGTCTCGGGCGTCGAAGTCGAGATGAGCTTCGATCCGCCATGGACGCCGGACCGCATGTCCGAAGAGGCGCAGGTCGCTGTCGGCTGGTACTGAGAGAATTAGGCAATTAACGAAACGGCCCGCATCAAGCGGGCCGTTTTGCGTTTCACTACAGATGTTTAGACGGTACGATAGGCCCTGTCGAAATAGACCAGCGCCTGACCCTCGTCGCGGGTGGTGACGTCGAGAACCTCGCAGAACAACACGTCATGGGTGCTGCCGTCATGCACTTCCGTGACCCGGCATTCGAACGAGACGAGCGCATCGACCAGGCGCGGCGTGCCGGATGCCGTCGTCTCCCAGGTGGCGGCGGCGAAACGTTCATCGACCGGCGTCTTGCCGCCGAAGAGCCGGCTGACAGGCTCGTGTTCTGCCGAGAGAGCATTGACCGTGACGAACCCGTTGGTGCTGACGGCAGGATAGGCGGAAGATCCCTTGTTGAGGCAGACGAGCAGCGTCGGCGGATTGTCGGAGACGCTGGTGACGGCGGTTGCTGCAAAGCCGGCGCGTCCGCCGGGGCCATCGGTTGTGACGATGGTGACGGCGGCGGCAAGCCGAGCCATGCCGTTGCGATAGGTCGCGCTCTTTTCCGGCGAGGTGGCTTCCGGTGCAGATGCGACAGGTGCGATGGTCTTGGTGGCCAGCATGGGCAATTCCTTCAGGCGTGTTCGAGGGTCGACAGAAAGTCGACGAC encodes the following:
- a CDS encoding alpha/beta hydrolase, with protein sequence MPEVIFNGPAGRLEGRYQPSKEKSAPIAIILHPHPQFGGTMNNQIVYQLFYMFQKRGFTTLRFNFRGIGRSQGEFDHGAGELSDAASALDWVQSLHPDSKSCWVAGYSFGSWIGMQLLMRRPEIEGFMSIAPQPNIYDFSFLAPCPSSGLIINGDSDKVAPEKDVLGLVDKLKTQKGILITHKTVPGANHFFNGQVETLMGECEDYLDRRLDGELVPEPAAKRIR
- a CDS encoding cysteine desulfurase: MADTIAVRTGYDVEAVRRDFPILSREVYGKKLVYLDNAASAQKPKQVIDAISHAYSNEYANVHRGLHFLSNAATDAYEAAREKVRRFLNAPSIDEVIFTKSSTEAINTVAYGWGMKHIGEGDEIVLSIMEHHSNIVPWHFLRERKGAKLVWAPVTDDGAFDMEAFVGCLTERTKLIAITHMSNALGTVVPIKEVCRIAHERGIAVMVDGSQGAVHMPVDVQDLGCDWYAVTGHKLYGPSGIGVLWGKMDRLKDMDPFIGGGEMIIEVAEDRVTYNEPPHRFEAGTPPIVQAIGLGYALDYMEALGRQNIAAHEESLRAYAHERLSAINSLRIIGNAPGKGAIFSFELAGIHAHDVSTMIDRRGVAVRAGTHCAQPLLARFGVTSTCRASFGLYNTREEVDALADALDYARSFFA
- a CDS encoding SUF system Fe-S cluster assembly protein, which encodes MSDTETKPDVREGIINTAIPPEEVARLSDDIIAALKTVYDPEIPSDIFELGLIYKIDIEDDRTVKIVMTLTAPGCPVAGEMPGWVENAVGSVEGVSGVEVEMSFDPPWTPDRMSEEAQVAVGWY
- a CDS encoding anhydro-N-acetylmuramic acid kinase, whose protein sequence is MAEIRTAIGLMSGTSMDGIDVALVRTDGETVVERGPFLSVPYEPAFRDRLKRALEDAKTIRQRNERPGDLSPMERDLTLRHAEAVALFLRQQQLKPEQIDLIGFHGQTVLHRPDEALTVQLGDGPLLAAETGIDIVYDMRANDMVHGGQGAPLVPVYHQALAHQIPAGDWPVCFVNIGGISNLTFLDRDGIIIGFDSGPGNTLIDQWVEAHAGIPYDDGGRIASEGSVIMALAERYLDNPFFTASKRRSLDRNDFRPPEGHEAELSDGARTLAYISAAAVLKSAGHLPAFPKTFVICGGGRLNRTIMADLVRLAAERGAEVMSAEQAGFDGDAMEAEAWAYLAVRSASGLPLTFPGTTGVGQPVSGGVLVAASRQPSS
- the sufC gene encoding Fe-S cluster assembly ATPase SufC, coding for MLEIRNLHARIAEDGTEIIKGLNLTVKAGEVAAIMGPNGSGKSTLSYILSGREDYEVTEGDILYNGESILELDPAERAAKGIFLAFQYPVEIPGVATMQFLKVAMNSQRKARGEAELTTPEFIRRVKEAAGELKINPDMLKRPLNVGFSGGEKKRAEILQMALLEPKLCILDETDSGLDIDALKIVADGVNALKRPDRATVVITHYQRLLDYIVPDSVHVLYQGQIIKSGDKSLALELEANGYADITGQAA
- a CDS encoding cysteine desulfurase family protein — its product is MAAARIYLDWNATAPLMGAAREAMLDALSMPGNPSSVHAEGRAARASIEKARREVANLVDAEPAHVTFTASATEAANHVLSPVYRMGKSRVALGRLYVSAIEHPAVRAGGRFSADQVTEVPVTRSGILDVDALAAQLASHDVADGLPLVAVMLVNNETGIIQPIREISATVKKFGGLLVVDAVQAAGRMPLSIADLGADFLILSAHKLGGPKGVGALVSRGETLMPEPLVRGGGQEKGHRAGTENLAAIAGFGAAASRMSKDLVERNAAIAALRDRAEAGMLAAAPETVIYSRGEARVGNTSFFHLPGLKAETGQIAFDLEGVALSAGAACSSGKVGASHVLTAMGEDAATGALRLSIGPTTTETDIDRFVATFEKIAARRNPAGQAA
- the sufD gene encoding Fe-S cluster assembly protein SufD, which encodes MTLQAANRLTVAETQLIDAYTNQVGSLPGDGAVLLKRDGLFDALKRQGLPTRRVETFHYTDLKALLRALPADEPQAVAKTVDPLVSGAHVLNVLQGVAQRPSALPDGLSIALYRDALSTGAAADGLTAFNADDTIGRLNGAFVRDGFTLEVAEDTEIEAPIELQSVHAAGQLHLRFPASFGKGSKATIIERHVGQSGSAALASVVADLKLGEGAEITWVILQGEGDADTHLGQIRAELGKDAKFRLFIVNAGGKLVRQEVHVKTAGEGSDFMLRGVNLLGGETHTDVTMTLGHDVPNTTSTEIIRNVVFDRAKGVFQGMIRVAPDAQKTDARMACNTLLMSDDCEFSVKPELEIFADDVQCAHGATVADIHKSHLYYLMSRGIPEKKARALLINGFVAEIVEELENEPLVEALEEIITDWLEHHG
- a CDS encoding putative toxin-antitoxin system toxin component, PIN family; amino-acid sequence: MIRIVADTNVLVSACIGRGPASKVIEACLDGRLVPFLSGPLLLEYRDVLSRTEPFVQARLSANERLALLEIFVSRCHWRTAHFKWRPNLVDEADNHLIELAISANAHILVTSNIRDFEKAELRFPHIKIETPAATVRRLEHERFNR
- a CDS encoding patatin-like phospholipase family protein; the encoded protein is MTFDAVGLAGGGNRCYWQSGFLKAFSQHQPLNPRFYVSVSAGAYHGAMFLAGVGDRVRESAFAFAEKGHRGIDWRALRRRQSPLVVGALFRQLLASEFGEAELATLKAAPPMLIQLSGVPDWMPGTLGALGSIGAYQIEKLLTDGTHSKAGLRMKLRPTWFSTHNVDYPGELVDALMATSSVPPFMPVGRVRGRAYLDGGLVDNPPLMKLSEVEAKGWKTLLLSTRFGRTPPAVANRIVVGPSEDIPVNKFSVGDAAGIRHAYEVGLRDGLAFAQKGPAADPVK
- a CDS encoding flavin reductase; amino-acid sequence: MATKTIAPVASAPEATSPEKSATYRNGMARLAAAVTIVTTDGPGGRAGFAATAVTSVSDNPPTLLVCLNKGSSAYPAVSTNGFVTVNALSAEHEPVSRLFGGKTPVDERFAAATWETTASGTPRLVDALVSFECRVTEVHDGSTHDVLFCEVLDVTTRDEGQALVYFDRAYRTV
- the sufB gene encoding Fe-S cluster assembly protein SufB, coding for MAAVQETIDQVRQIDVDQYKYGFETTIEVDKAPKGLSEDIVRFISAKKNEPEWMLEWRLDAYRRWLTMVEPTWARVDYPKIDFNDIYYYAAPKTAAGPKSLDEVDPELLKVYEKLGIPLKEQEMLAGVQTSKIAVDAVFDSVSVVTTFKAELMKAGVIFMSISEAIREYPDLVKKYLGSVVPVTDNYYATLNCAVFTDGSFVYIPKGVRCPMELSTYFRINEKNTGQFERTLIIAEEGAYVSYLEGCTAPQRDENQLHAAVVELVALDDAEIKYSTVQNWYPGDKDGKGGIYNFVTKRGDCRGDRSKISWTQVETGSAITWKYPSCILRGDDSQGEFYSIAVSNGHQQVDSGTKMIHLGKNTKSRIISKGISAGVSQNTYRGQVSMHRKAENARNFTNCDSLLIGDTCGAHTVPYIEVKNSTAKVEHEATTSKISEDQKFYAMQRGIPEEEAIALIVNGFVRDVIQQLPMEFAVEAQKLINISLEGSVG